From one Malus sylvestris chromosome 1, drMalSylv7.2, whole genome shotgun sequence genomic stretch:
- the LOC126586562 gene encoding transcription factor MYB90-like isoform X1 gives MEEGNSLGVVRKGAWTKEEDDLLQHFVQQHGEGKWRQVPLKAGLNRCRKSCRLRWLNYLKPSIKRGDFGEDKIDLMVRLHKLVGNRWSMIAGRLPGRTANDVKNYWSTRLRWKKSASGDKLKNHKPLQQVAKVETTKTVVIRPRPRTFSKNLNYLSRKLAATNSNIQQHNNQVLLQEPLAVTSSLTPIEINGISETLLGDDNKDSSSTVERALLCSGLQLEDLFTNFWIEEDDVMAHTTSTTRTGLNCSITEQEEEGLMSRSDYFFSFDDMDIWNNLSMYLN, from the exons ATGGAAGAGGGTAATTCGTTGGGAGTAGTGAGAAAAGGTGCATGGACTAAAGAGGAAGACGATCTTCTCCAGCACTTCGTTCAACAGCATGGTGAAGGAAAATGGCGTCAGGTTCCTCTCAAAGCAG GTTTAAACAGATGCAGGAAAAGCTGCAGACTGAGGTGGTTGAACTACTTGAAGCCAAGTATCAAAAGAGGAGACTTCGGAGAGGATAAAATAGATCTAATGGTCAGACTTCACAAACTAGTAGGAAACAG GTGGTCAATGATTGCCGGAAGACTTCCAGGAAGAACAGCAAACGATGTGAAAAATTACTGGAGTACTCGATTAAGGTGGAAGAAGTCGGCTTCTGGTGACAAGTTGAAAAATCATAAACCCCTACAACAAGTAGCTAAAGTAGAAACAACAAAGACCGTCGTAATACGACCTCGACCACGAACCTTCTCCAAAAACTTGAATTATTTGAGCCGCAAATTAGCCGCAACTAATTCTAATATACAACAACATAATAATCAAGTTTTATTACAAGAGCCATTGGCAGTGACTTCATCATTAACACCTATAGAGATTAATGGAATTAGTGAAACCTTGTTAGGTGATGATAACAAAGACAGTAGTAGTACTGTTGAAAGAGCACTATTATGTTCTGGTTTGCAGTTAGAGGATCTCTTCACAAACTTTTGGATTGAAGAAGATGATGTTATGGCCCAtacaacatcaacaacaagaacaGGTCTCAATTGTAGTATTACTGAACAGGAAGAAGAAGGTTTGATGAGTAGGAGTGACTACTTCTTCTCCTTTGATGACATGGATATTTGGAATAACTTAAGCATGTATTTGAACTAA
- the LOC126586562 gene encoding transcription factor MYB113-like isoform X2, producing MASGSSQSSLFAGLNRCRKSCRLRWLNYLKPSIKRGDFGEDKIDLMVRLHKLVGNRWSMIAGRLPGRTANDVKNYWSTRLRWKKSASGDKLKNHKPLQQVAKVETTKTVVIRPRPRTFSKNLNYLSRKLAATNSNIQQHNNQVLLQEPLAVTSSLTPIEINGISETLLGDDNKDSSSTVERALLCSGLQLEDLFTNFWIEEDDVMAHTTSTTRTGLNCSITEQEEEGLMSRSDYFFSFDDMDIWNNLSMYLN from the exons ATGGCGTCAGGTTCCTCTCAAAGCAG TTTGTTTGCAGGTTTAAACAGATGCAGGAAAAGCTGCAGACTGAGGTGGTTGAACTACTTGAAGCCAAGTATCAAAAGAGGAGACTTCGGAGAGGATAAAATAGATCTAATGGTCAGACTTCACAAACTAGTAGGAAACAG GTGGTCAATGATTGCCGGAAGACTTCCAGGAAGAACAGCAAACGATGTGAAAAATTACTGGAGTACTCGATTAAGGTGGAAGAAGTCGGCTTCTGGTGACAAGTTGAAAAATCATAAACCCCTACAACAAGTAGCTAAAGTAGAAACAACAAAGACCGTCGTAATACGACCTCGACCACGAACCTTCTCCAAAAACTTGAATTATTTGAGCCGCAAATTAGCCGCAACTAATTCTAATATACAACAACATAATAATCAAGTTTTATTACAAGAGCCATTGGCAGTGACTTCATCATTAACACCTATAGAGATTAATGGAATTAGTGAAACCTTGTTAGGTGATGATAACAAAGACAGTAGTAGTACTGTTGAAAGAGCACTATTATGTTCTGGTTTGCAGTTAGAGGATCTCTTCACAAACTTTTGGATTGAAGAAGATGATGTTATGGCCCAtacaacatcaacaacaagaacaGGTCTCAATTGTAGTATTACTGAACAGGAAGAAGAAGGTTTGATGAGTAGGAGTGACTACTTCTTCTCCTTTGATGACATGGATATTTGGAATAACTTAAGCATGTATTTGAACTAA